From a region of the Burkholderia sp. PAMC 26561 genome:
- a CDS encoding glycosyltransferase family 2 protein, with protein sequence MEPVTIVICNYNYERFLTQAIESALAQDYPATRVVVVDDGSTDGSRALIDGYGSRISAVFKENGGQVSAYNRAVDIIETDHAILLDSDDLLYPSAVSDVMRVFQSGDYAKVQFRLDVIDSAGGLMGVHVPHSEPPADCGTLLKRGWLYPSPPASGNAYRVSALKQIFPVPESAINRYGADFYAIYGVVLLGSVATIPKSLGGYRVHHTSAPSVSFANAESMVKGSSALSMRWATLQNIAHSRLKVDLPVSFHDFSHEKAHFCSRVYQAPLATRWGWMMRESRSYLHSIIANPFWSLKKKVGTLVLSSMCLVPYSPLSDFAVRYIANPLGRRRAAAR encoded by the coding sequence ATGGAACCCGTCACGATCGTCATCTGCAACTACAACTACGAGCGCTTTCTCACGCAGGCAATCGAGTCGGCGCTTGCCCAGGACTATCCGGCCACGCGGGTCGTGGTCGTCGACGACGGTTCGACCGATGGCTCGCGGGCGCTTATCGATGGATATGGATCGCGTATCTCAGCGGTCTTCAAGGAGAACGGAGGCCAGGTCTCGGCCTACAATCGCGCCGTGGATATCATTGAAACGGACCACGCGATCCTGCTGGATTCAGATGACCTTCTCTATCCCAGTGCCGTGTCTGACGTGATGCGCGTCTTCCAGAGCGGCGACTATGCGAAGGTCCAGTTCCGCCTGGACGTGATCGACTCCGCTGGCGGTCTGATGGGAGTACACGTACCGCATTCGGAGCCGCCGGCGGATTGCGGCACGTTGCTAAAGCGCGGCTGGCTGTACCCGTCGCCGCCGGCATCGGGCAATGCGTATCGCGTCAGTGCCTTGAAGCAGATTTTTCCGGTGCCCGAGTCAGCCATCAACCGCTACGGCGCTGATTTCTACGCCATATACGGTGTCGTGTTGCTGGGTTCCGTCGCAACGATTCCCAAGTCGCTCGGTGGATATCGGGTGCATCATACGAGTGCGCCCAGCGTGTCGTTTGCAAACGCAGAGAGCATGGTCAAGGGATCGAGCGCGCTCAGCATGCGATGGGCGACCTTGCAGAACATTGCACACTCGCGCCTGAAAGTCGATTTACCGGTATCGTTTCACGACTTCTCTCACGAGAAGGCGCATTTTTGCTCCCGCGTGTATCAGGCGCCGCTTGCAACTCGCTGGGGCTGGATGATGAGAGAGTCGCGCAGTTATTTGCATTCGATTATTGCAAACCCTTTCTGGAGCCTTAAAAAGAAAGTCGGGACGCTCGTGTTGTCGAGCATGTGCCTCGTACCTTATTCACCCTTGTCGGATTTCGCGGTCCGTTATATTGCCAACCCGCTAGGTCGCCGTCGCGCAGCAGCACGCTAA
- a CDS encoding lipopolysaccharide biosynthesis protein, translating to MDKKENAKILVFVYGGYVMRYLYLIIVIPFYGRVLGVTEYGRVLAAMSLMNVIWMLASYGFTFVGMRDVAKSPERSHHNDVFSLHSSARILTGAVGLAVGVIATLCSPTLSERPLMGLLATMLGLVSALNLGWLFQGRQRFRTPIIIEVIGFAISLVLILSIVRGPQDSVWVVASLLIAGVISSVISYGLTFAHVGLPKFRVSGVMDLMRGSTMLFAYSTGSAVLTASSTYLLTLLSSPDQVGYFGAAERFATIGLSLMGPAAQVFIPTISRQLAQGDTDGARASSRRGATLLMGYGVLALLAALSLSPFLMPLILGKAFTPSAHVLQCLAVMFPFAAFNEFVAFYVFVPRQKDRLLAIAGITSGLANLAAALFLAPLYGAMGMAVARVIGEATLTVMLVGLMIRSDMIGLLPGVGRAAAMARGVFQHAGSGKDK from the coding sequence ATGGATAAAAAAGAAAACGCCAAGATCCTAGTGTTCGTGTACGGCGGTTATGTGATGAGGTATCTCTATCTCATCATCGTCATTCCGTTTTATGGGCGGGTGCTTGGCGTGACGGAATATGGGCGCGTGCTTGCGGCCATGTCACTCATGAACGTGATCTGGATGCTTGCAAGCTACGGGTTCACTTTTGTCGGCATGCGCGATGTCGCGAAGTCTCCGGAGCGCAGCCACCATAACGATGTGTTCTCCCTGCATTCGAGCGCACGGATATTGACCGGCGCGGTCGGTCTGGCCGTAGGTGTCATCGCCACGCTGTGCTCGCCTACGCTCTCCGAGCGGCCTCTCATGGGGCTTTTGGCTACCATGCTCGGGCTTGTGTCCGCATTGAACCTGGGCTGGCTGTTTCAGGGACGCCAGCGTTTTCGCACGCCGATCATCATTGAGGTCATCGGCTTTGCGATCAGCCTCGTTCTCATTTTATCGATAGTCAGAGGACCGCAAGACTCGGTATGGGTCGTCGCGAGCCTGCTGATTGCGGGCGTGATTTCATCAGTGATTTCGTACGGTCTGACGTTTGCACATGTGGGCTTGCCGAAATTCCGGGTGAGCGGCGTGATGGACCTGATGCGCGGGTCCACCATGTTGTTCGCTTATTCAACGGGGTCGGCGGTGCTGACGGCGTCGTCGACTTATTTGCTTACGTTGCTGTCTTCGCCGGATCAGGTGGGATATTTCGGCGCCGCCGAACGTTTTGCGACCATTGGGTTGAGCTTGATGGGTCCGGCCGCCCAGGTATTTATCCCGACCATCTCGCGGCAACTCGCACAAGGCGACACCGATGGCGCCCGCGCCAGCAGCCGGCGCGGCGCGACGTTGTTGATGGGGTACGGCGTGCTTGCGCTGCTGGCCGCATTGAGCCTGTCGCCGTTCCTCATGCCGTTGATTCTCGGCAAGGCCTTCACTCCAAGCGCACACGTCTTGCAGTGTCTCGCCGTGATGTTTCCGTTCGCCGCGTTCAACGAGTTCGTCGCGTTCTATGTGTTCGTGCCGCGCCAGAAAGACCGCTTGCTTGCCATAGCCGGGATCACGTCGGGTCTTGCCAACCTGGCTGCGGCGCTGTTTCTCGCGCCTTTATATGGCGCCATGGGCATGGCCGTTGCGCGCGTGATCGGCGAAGCCACCCTCACCGTCATGCTGGTCGGCCTGATGATTCGATCGGACATGATCGGACTGCTTCCGGGCGTTGGCCGCGCGGCGGCAATGGCGCGCGGCGTCTTCCAGCATGCCGGAAGCGGCAAGGATAAATGA
- a CDS encoding HAD-IA family hydrolase, producing the protein MLLTQVEFRTSCLLFDMDGTLINSHAPVIRAYTDWAAHHGLDAAMVLRECQGRRVIDTVRALAPPGTDVEADTAALKQRELDDVDGIVEIPGALAMLASLPDDRWAVVTSAERPLAIRRMQAAGLPIPRFLFTSDDIARGKPAPDGFIAGAKALGAEPEQALVFEDSAAGIASGLAAASKVIALTSTLDVAQIDALGPSGYLHDFLGVKVFEDQGQLLFRIA; encoded by the coding sequence ATGCTGCTCACTCAAGTCGAATTCCGCACCTCCTGTCTTCTCTTCGACATGGATGGAACCCTGATCAATTCACATGCGCCCGTGATTCGTGCGTACACGGACTGGGCGGCGCACCACGGGCTCGACGCCGCCATGGTCCTGCGCGAATGCCAGGGGCGGCGCGTGATCGATACGGTTCGCGCACTGGCGCCGCCGGGAACGGATGTGGAAGCCGATACCGCCGCGCTGAAGCAGCGTGAACTCGACGACGTGGACGGCATTGTCGAGATACCGGGCGCACTTGCTATGCTGGCATCGCTTCCGGACGATCGCTGGGCGGTCGTGACGTCCGCTGAACGGCCGCTTGCGATACGCCGCATGCAGGCAGCAGGACTGCCCATTCCCCGCTTCCTTTTTACGTCCGACGACATTGCGCGCGGCAAACCTGCGCCGGATGGGTTTATCGCGGGTGCGAAGGCGCTGGGAGCCGAGCCGGAGCAAGCGCTCGTGTTCGAAGATTCGGCAGCCGGGATTGCATCGGGACTCGCGGCTGCGTCGAAGGTGATCGCGTTGACTTCTACGCTTGACGTGGCGCAGATCGATGCCCTCGGGCCTTCAGGTTATCTTCACGATTTCCTTGGCGTCAAAGTGTTCGAAGACCAGGGCCAGTTGCTGTTCCGGATAGCCTGA